In Geopsychrobacter electrodiphilus DSM 16401, a single window of DNA contains:
- a CDS encoding AAA family ATPase produces MPQTRKTRSQVYVSLSEQRIRQIEELVENWGMETSRFVLRRLRQHDPSRSLSQRLGLRLRRIYKPPRRDFSFLRDPRKLNDWHQRFEVAGSQDASAAWNRILTKELDPEDFHYLTYLLERITIDTFVPPEIHEIFDKLYQSYILKKYSEDPKVPRAPLVLVIGNSGSGKSATVKQAIEEVFFSSEVKPVIDLQVKREEVMAHQPIWRSLEEVDPELAMRIERRRKRSRLRFFSRLPLIRYLFRNLISAALSTLDEEGLKVDYAEITPNDYQTAWAGEPGNYLRKAMGHPRKLAVRHLEEAHSAFGRPDQLSSVKGQQSSLVDAANIIIDEIIHGQRDCIMIATTDQPEQLDPAIYRRFVERGLVIDLNETWQNPDNLRQVVCLELRRKLHPIHSDDPRPQPLSEEEIDQTITKLYPIFRQRSLRITPAYVRRLIAEVISIHGRFSAACLDDQLLVRDALKSVARNTFGTLYQRLVGLMDRSIAWQEYIGGIKNEFSEMANNALFYNVSEEKGVVLTGPPGSGKTFMVRAWLGDNHDVQDLSVNLADLNDPTRPLEGMVANLEAVYDIAKMISPAMVFFDEGDAIAPRRSPQGGSPYDKVTNKFLSIIDGESSLNRVFTVLTTNRLDILDPALIRSKRLKVLNVTGQLRDEDGQRIILKEMADLPLEEGLSAVEITRQARTLCETPADFAAFAEKVRTLRKTEIEVTDKLLRVTEQPHEERVRFVRFNYKILLGLLEGISPQSSLLMKARQGEDALLSRLDEVIERIRRLKAEKNFPISSWHLQNARQQLAGSPMRKGKQQLDEFLETELSQEPQIGFVVGVGANDTCGVLLPIASSLIYRIHPQKILVTGAVSSTAAGAAELDMAVQMTNQSACEALTLVENYLGSLQPERNLTRILGEFLDGYTLHHQLLSASYNVGGPSAGFALAINTLSVLLQLPVLNDFGITGAPWIKGARKGEVGASVLIGGHHKKTEKVLQYLQRMYMPQQNYNDMEPDVLDAYRAIGKDVIGVRSFSALVPEVFDFGSNHLQELQLFFAERRDLARSPLDLESLSTDRAKQAEKSSHLRQLCEKVIIERILEIEKSLSSQHRNHLNLNNLFSPQA; encoded by the coding sequence ATGCCTCAGACACGCAAAACACGCTCACAGGTCTACGTCAGCCTGTCGGAACAACGAATCAGGCAGATTGAAGAACTGGTCGAAAACTGGGGAATGGAGACCAGTCGTTTTGTTCTGCGCCGTCTGCGCCAGCACGATCCGAGCCGCTCTCTGAGCCAACGCCTCGGCCTGAGACTGCGCCGTATCTATAAACCACCCAGGCGCGACTTCAGTTTTCTGCGCGACCCGCGCAAATTGAACGACTGGCACCAGCGCTTCGAGGTCGCCGGATCGCAGGACGCCAGTGCCGCCTGGAACCGGATTTTGACCAAGGAACTTGACCCCGAAGACTTTCATTATCTCACCTATCTCCTCGAACGCATAACCATTGACACCTTCGTCCCGCCCGAAATTCACGAGATCTTCGACAAACTCTATCAGAGCTATATCCTCAAAAAATACAGCGAGGACCCCAAGGTGCCACGCGCACCTCTGGTGTTGGTGATTGGTAACTCGGGGAGCGGCAAAAGCGCGACCGTCAAGCAGGCGATTGAGGAAGTTTTCTTTAGTTCCGAGGTTAAACCGGTTATCGATCTGCAGGTCAAGCGTGAAGAAGTCATGGCCCACCAACCGATCTGGCGCAGCCTCGAAGAGGTTGACCCCGAGCTGGCGATGCGTATTGAAAGGCGTAGAAAACGGAGTCGCCTCAGGTTTTTTTCACGCCTGCCGCTGATTCGCTACCTGTTCCGCAATCTGATCAGTGCCGCCCTTTCGACTCTCGACGAAGAGGGACTCAAGGTTGACTACGCCGAAATCACCCCCAATGATTATCAGACAGCCTGGGCAGGTGAGCCGGGCAACTACCTGCGCAAAGCGATGGGTCACCCACGCAAACTTGCGGTCAGGCATCTGGAAGAGGCCCACAGCGCCTTCGGACGTCCCGATCAACTAAGCAGTGTCAAGGGACAGCAGAGCTCCCTGGTCGATGCCGCCAATATCATCATCGATGAAATCATTCATGGTCAACGCGATTGCATTATGATCGCCACCACAGACCAGCCAGAGCAGCTCGATCCGGCAATCTACCGGCGCTTCGTAGAGCGCGGTCTGGTGATCGACCTGAACGAAACCTGGCAAAACCCGGACAACCTGAGGCAGGTGGTCTGCCTCGAACTGCGCCGAAAACTGCACCCGATCCATTCCGACGATCCACGTCCTCAGCCACTAAGCGAAGAGGAGATTGATCAGACGATCACCAAACTCTATCCTATCTTCCGCCAACGCAGCCTGCGCATCACCCCCGCCTATGTCCGCCGCCTGATCGCCGAGGTGATCAGCATACATGGCCGCTTCAGCGCCGCCTGCCTGGATGACCAGCTGCTGGTGCGCGATGCCCTGAAGTCAGTGGCGCGCAATACCTTTGGCACACTCTACCAGCGCCTGGTGGGGCTGATGGATCGCAGCATCGCCTGGCAAGAATATATCGGCGGGATCAAAAATGAATTCTCAGAGATGGCAAATAACGCCCTCTTCTACAATGTCAGCGAAGAGAAAGGCGTAGTATTGACCGGCCCACCGGGCTCAGGCAAAACCTTCATGGTTCGCGCCTGGCTGGGAGACAACCACGACGTACAGGATTTATCGGTCAACCTCGCCGATTTAAACGACCCGACCCGACCCCTCGAAGGAATGGTTGCCAATCTTGAAGCGGTCTATGACATCGCCAAAATGATCTCACCGGCGATGGTCTTCTTTGACGAAGGGGATGCGATCGCTCCACGGCGCTCGCCTCAGGGTGGGAGCCCCTATGACAAGGTGACCAATAAATTTCTATCGATCATCGACGGTGAATCGTCCCTCAACCGTGTTTTCACAGTTTTAACCACCAACCGGCTCGACATTCTCGATCCGGCGCTGATCAGAAGCAAGCGTCTCAAGGTGTTGAATGTCACCGGCCAACTGCGTGACGAGGACGGGCAGCGGATTATCCTGAAAGAGATGGCCGATCTGCCACTGGAAGAGGGTTTATCGGCTGTAGAGATCACGCGTCAGGCCCGCACCCTGTGTGAGACCCCGGCCGATTTTGCTGCATTTGCCGAGAAGGTTCGAACCCTGCGCAAAACCGAGATTGAGGTCACCGACAAACTCCTGCGCGTCACAGAACAGCCACACGAGGAGAGGGTGCGTTTTGTCCGCTTCAACTACAAAATCCTGCTCGGTTTACTTGAAGGGATATCCCCCCAATCGTCACTCCTGATGAAGGCACGGCAGGGCGAGGACGCCCTCCTGTCGCGACTGGATGAGGTCATCGAACGGATCCGTCGACTCAAGGCCGAGAAGAATTTCCCGATCAGCAGCTGGCATCTGCAAAACGCCCGTCAGCAGTTGGCCGGAAGTCCCATGCGCAAAGGAAAACAGCAACTTGATGAATTTTTAGAGACCGAACTATCCCAGGAACCGCAGATTGGTTTTGTGGTCGGGGTGGGCGCCAACGACACCTGCGGGGTGCTTCTGCCGATCGCCTCATCGCTGATTTATCGCATTCATCCGCAAAAGATCCTGGTAACCGGCGCAGTTTCCTCAACAGCGGCGGGTGCGGCAGAACTGGATATGGCCGTGCAGATGACAAACCAAAGCGCCTGTGAAGCCCTGACTCTGGTTGAAAACTATCTCGGCTCGCTGCAGCCGGAGCGTAATCTCACCAGAATCCTCGGAGAATTCCTCGACGGATACACCCTGCATCATCAACTGCTGTCAGCGTCATATAATGTCGGCGGCCCCTCAGCCGGTTTCGCACTGGCAATCAACACACTATCGGTTTTGCTGCAACTCCCGGTTTTAAACGATTTCGGCATCACGGGCGCCCCTTGGATCAAAGGCGCACGTAAAGGAGAAGTCGGAGCCTCTGTACTGATCGGTGGACATCACAAAAAAACCGAAAAAGTCCTGCAATATCTGCAACGCATGTACATGCCACAGCAGAATTATAATGATATGGAACCGGACGTCCTTGATGCCTACCGTGCCATCGGTAAGGATGTCATCGGTGTGCGCAGTTTTTCGGCGCTGGTCCCCGAAGTCTTCGACTTTGGTTCGAACCATCTCCAAGAATTACAGCTCTTTTTTGCGGAGCGCCGCGATCTTGCGCGCTCCCCCCTCGACCTGGAGTCCCTATCGACAGACCGCGCAAAACAGGCTGAAAAAAGCTCCCATTTGAGACAGTTATGCGAGAAAGTCATCATTGAGCGCATCCTGGAGATCGAAAAATCCTTATCCAGTCAACACCGCAATCACCTCAATCTGAACAACCTCTTCTCCCCTCAGGCATAA
- a CDS encoding response regulator, with the protein MGEILVDAGLIKPETLRQALQNQRGTGKRLGQVLEEMDVILEEDIAAALGRQFGVRLVKGISRFNYPPAILKLVSPEEALARFIFPLKVEKKTLYLAMANPLDLDTAQEVGFRNGLQVVPCVTTPEEIKSAINRHLLAVEKKHQVKDRWWTVLIVDDQEMVQLMIEVTLKKQGYEILKANNGAEGLRLALQEKPHLILTDTLMPRMDGVEMFRNIKANRQIAHIPVIALSAKATPEEEARLLDYGYFDFMAKPINPVRLVARIKRALTQCYGDTPPQSTK; encoded by the coding sequence ATGGGTGAAATCCTCGTTGACGCGGGGTTAATCAAACCGGAAACACTGCGGCAGGCGCTGCAGAATCAACGCGGCACCGGCAAACGCCTAGGTCAGGTACTTGAAGAGATGGACGTTATCCTCGAAGAGGACATTGCCGCGGCTCTCGGCCGTCAATTTGGGGTGCGCCTGGTCAAGGGGATATCGCGCTTCAATTACCCCCCGGCGATCCTGAAACTGGTCTCTCCCGAAGAAGCCCTGGCACGCTTCATCTTCCCGCTGAAGGTCGAAAAGAAAACCCTTTACCTGGCAATGGCCAACCCGCTTGATCTGGACACCGCCCAGGAGGTCGGTTTTCGTAACGGCCTGCAGGTTGTCCCCTGCGTAACGACTCCCGAAGAAATCAAATCTGCAATCAACCGCCACCTGCTTGCGGTCGAAAAAAAGCATCAGGTAAAGGACCGCTGGTGGACGGTGCTCATCGTTGATGACCAGGAGATGGTCCAGTTGATGATTGAGGTGACGCTGAAAAAGCAGGGTTATGAAATATTAAAAGCGAACAACGGCGCCGAAGGGTTACGCCTTGCACTGCAGGAAAAGCCGCATTTGATCCTGACCGACACCCTGATGCCACGCATGGATGGTGTCGAAATGTTCCGTAACATCAAAGCCAACCGTCAGATTGCCCATATCCCGGTTATCGCCCTGTCAGCCAAGGCGACACCCGAAGAAGAAGCCCGCTTACTTGACTACGGTTATTTCGATTTCATGGCCAAACCGATCAATCCGGTCCGCCTGGTGGCCAGGATTAAACGCGCACTCACACAATGCTACGGTGACACTCCTCCCCAAAGTACAAAATGA
- a CDS encoding SIR2 family NAD-dependent protein deacylase — protein sequence MRCDYAAAARLIAQADALIITAGAGMGVDSGLPDFRGDQGFWQAYPMYASLGLSFIDAANPRHFEQDPLFGWGFYGHRTNLYRQTEPHAGFQLLLDWIERFNLDSFVVTSNVDGQFQKAGFDERTVLEVHGSIHYLQCIEPCCHDVWPNELDFVIDISTMRAHRSAACPNCGGVARPNILMFGDYSWLSDRTSAQEDRFSRFLSKLSGKKLAVIEMGAGSAIPTIRRMSEDLGRQPGVSVIRINPREPQISGGHCSINLGALEGLKLLERYL from the coding sequence GTGAGGTGTGACTATGCGGCAGCGGCCCGCTTGATTGCGCAGGCGGATGCTCTGATAATCACTGCGGGTGCCGGGATGGGAGTCGATTCGGGATTGCCCGATTTCCGTGGTGACCAGGGATTCTGGCAGGCCTATCCGATGTATGCCTCTCTAGGGCTCAGTTTTATCGATGCGGCCAATCCACGTCATTTTGAGCAGGATCCGCTCTTCGGCTGGGGATTCTACGGGCATCGAACCAACCTCTACCGTCAGACCGAACCCCATGCCGGTTTTCAGCTGCTGCTCGATTGGATCGAACGCTTCAATCTGGACTCTTTTGTCGTGACCTCCAATGTGGATGGGCAATTTCAGAAAGCCGGCTTCGACGAGCGGACGGTACTCGAGGTGCACGGGTCCATTCATTACCTGCAATGTATCGAGCCCTGTTGCCATGATGTCTGGCCCAATGAACTGGATTTCGTGATCGATATTAGCACCATGCGGGCGCACCGTTCAGCAGCTTGCCCAAATTGCGGTGGAGTTGCCCGCCCGAATATTCTGATGTTCGGCGATTATTCCTGGTTGTCTGATCGAACCAGCGCACAAGAAGATCGCTTTAGTCGTTTTCTTTCCAAATTAAGCGGCAAAAAGCTGGCAGTTATAGAAATGGGGGCCGGCAGTGCGATTCCGACCATCCGCCGCATGAGTGAAGATCTCGGCCGACAGCCCGGTGTGTCTGTCATCCGCATAAACCCACGTGAACCGCAGATTAGCGGTGGGCATTGCAGTATTAACCTTGGAGCACTTGAGGGCCTTAAGCTGCTCGAACGCTACCTTTAA
- a CDS encoding M24 family metallopeptidase, producing the protein MRITPKSELDLRTARLQQLMSQQGVDGAVLLQNADLFYFTGSIQQGVCYIPASGEPLYLVRKDFGRARMESGLKQIAPLASLKGVAGALNDHNIPLPHKAGFELDVLPVAIFERWHKALGGGEHCDITPLIRRVKAIKSDYEIAIMKDCGLLMDKIYQRAKEVIQVGKTDLEVSAELEFLARKEGHQGVTRFRSFNSELFYGHMFSGADAAVPAYLDAPLGGLGLNSSIGQGASYKKIAPNEPIIVDFVAAFDGYMVDMTRTFVVGKLPAKLGKAYEDMRRVQQRLAEITRPGVAWGDIYQQCYDFAVELGYKDHFMGNAGAQVSFIGHGIGVEIDEFPFIARGFDDQLLEEKMCFAFEPKAVFVGEGAVGIENTFWVEADGLRRLTYSDEQLVEL; encoded by the coding sequence GTGAGAATAACCCCGAAATCCGAACTGGACCTGCGCACCGCCCGCCTGCAACAGTTGATGTCTCAGCAGGGTGTCGATGGCGCCGTGCTGTTGCAGAATGCCGACCTGTTTTACTTTACTGGCTCAATTCAGCAGGGAGTTTGTTATATCCCGGCCAGCGGCGAGCCGCTCTACCTGGTGCGCAAAGATTTTGGTCGTGCACGGATGGAATCGGGCCTGAAGCAGATAGCTCCATTGGCGAGCTTGAAGGGCGTTGCCGGGGCATTGAATGATCACAATATCCCCCTGCCGCACAAGGCCGGATTCGAACTGGATGTGTTACCGGTTGCTATCTTTGAACGCTGGCATAAGGCGCTGGGTGGGGGTGAACACTGTGATATCACCCCGCTCATCCGCCGGGTCAAGGCGATCAAGTCAGATTATGAAATTGCGATAATGAAGGATTGTGGCTTGCTGATGGACAAGATCTATCAACGCGCCAAAGAGGTGATTCAGGTCGGTAAAACCGATCTTGAAGTTTCAGCCGAACTTGAGTTTCTGGCGCGCAAGGAAGGGCATCAGGGGGTCACCCGGTTTCGGAGCTTCAACTCTGAACTCTTCTATGGACATATGTTTTCGGGCGCCGATGCTGCGGTGCCGGCGTATCTGGATGCGCCGCTGGGCGGACTAGGATTAAACTCCTCCATAGGCCAGGGGGCCAGCTACAAGAAGATTGCACCGAATGAGCCGATTATCGTTGATTTTGTTGCGGCGTTTGATGGCTATATGGTCGATATGACCCGCACCTTCGTGGTCGGCAAACTGCCGGCCAAACTGGGAAAGGCATATGAGGATATGCGCCGCGTGCAGCAACGGCTGGCAGAAATTACCCGCCCCGGGGTTGCCTGGGGGGATATTTATCAGCAGTGTTACGATTTTGCCGTTGAATTGGGCTACAAGGACCATTTCATGGGGAACGCCGGGGCGCAGGTCTCGTTCATCGGTCACGGCATCGGCGTCGAGATTGATGAATTCCCTTTTATTGCTCGTGGTTTCGATGACCAACTGCTCGAAGAGAAGATGTGCTTCGCCTTTGAACCCAAAGCCGTCTTTGTCGGTGAAGGGGCGGTCGGTATCGAAAACACCTTCTGGGTCGAAGCCGATGGTCTGCGACGTCTGACCTATTCGGATGAACAGTTGGTTGAATTGTAG
- a CDS encoding AMP-binding protein yields MNTNDDLRVEAYAKGGSMTETIHATMGELMGTVAGRFAGQDALVYADRGLRYSWQQLDEETDLVARGLLQMGLGKGDHVALWASNVPEWVILQFATAKIGAVLVTINTSYQATELEFILRQSDARALFMVGEFKGVDYLEIIHRVVPGLEQGGATYEKLPELKHVVFLGDDCPAELLSYKQMRAGAAKVSLSELEQVEASLSEDDVINMQYTSGTTGFPKGVMLTHHNIINNGFNIGRCMDFNSLDRLCIPVPFFHCFGCVLGVMACVTHGAAMIPIEVFEPLQVLRTIESERCTAVHGVPTMFIAELDHPQFGEFDLSSLRTGIMAGSPCPTEVMRRVIHDMNCSEITIAYGQTEASPVITQTRTQDPLELRVASVGCALPNVEVKIVDIETGVELPHEEQGELCTRGYLVMRGYYKLPDATAHAIDAEGWLHTGDLAVMDAHGYCKITGRIKNMIIRGGENIYPREIEEFLYRHPKVADVQVYGVPDPKYGEQVMAAIKLKEGVECSADEIRDFCRGEIARYKVPRYVTFVDSYPMTASGKIQKFKLREQAIYDLKLITDDSVVERKRA; encoded by the coding sequence GTGAACACAAACGATGACCTCAGGGTTGAGGCGTACGCGAAAGGTGGATCAATGACAGAGACAATTCACGCTACAATGGGAGAACTGATGGGGACGGTTGCAGGGCGCTTTGCGGGACAGGATGCCCTGGTATATGCCGACCGTGGGTTGCGCTACAGCTGGCAGCAACTGGACGAGGAGACCGATCTGGTCGCGCGTGGCCTGCTGCAGATGGGGCTCGGCAAAGGGGATCACGTTGCGCTCTGGGCTTCGAACGTGCCTGAGTGGGTAATTTTGCAGTTTGCTACAGCCAAGATTGGCGCGGTGTTGGTGACGATCAACACCAGCTATCAGGCGACAGAGTTGGAGTTTATCCTGCGTCAGTCCGATGCCAGGGCGTTGTTCATGGTGGGGGAATTCAAGGGGGTCGATTACCTCGAGATTATTCACCGTGTGGTTCCTGGGCTGGAGCAGGGAGGGGCGACATACGAGAAGCTCCCTGAATTGAAACATGTGGTCTTTTTGGGCGATGATTGTCCTGCCGAGCTTCTTTCCTATAAGCAGATGCGCGCTGGCGCCGCAAAGGTCAGCCTGTCTGAACTTGAACAGGTTGAAGCCTCGCTCAGTGAAGATGATGTTATCAACATGCAATACACCTCCGGGACCACCGGATTTCCCAAAGGGGTGATGCTGACCCATCATAATATAATCAATAACGGCTTCAATATCGGACGCTGTATGGATTTTAACAGTCTGGACCGCCTCTGTATCCCGGTACCGTTTTTCCATTGCTTCGGTTGTGTCCTGGGGGTGATGGCTTGCGTCACCCACGGCGCGGCGATGATCCCGATCGAGGTTTTTGAACCTTTGCAGGTGCTCAGGACCATCGAATCTGAACGCTGTACGGCGGTGCATGGTGTGCCGACCATGTTTATCGCCGAACTGGATCATCCGCAGTTTGGCGAGTTTGATTTAAGTTCCTTGCGTACGGGTATCATGGCCGGCTCACCCTGTCCGACCGAGGTGATGCGGCGTGTGATCCATGACATGAACTGCTCCGAGATCACCATCGCCTACGGTCAGACCGAAGCCTCGCCGGTGATCACCCAGACCCGTACCCAGGATCCGTTGGAATTGCGTGTGGCCAGTGTCGGGTGCGCCCTGCCCAATGTTGAAGTGAAAATTGTGGATATTGAAACCGGGGTCGAACTTCCGCATGAAGAACAGGGTGAACTCTGCACCCGGGGCTATCTGGTGATGAGAGGGTACTATAAGTTGCCGGATGCCACCGCCCACGCGATCGACGCCGAGGGCTGGTTGCATACCGGGGACCTGGCAGTGATGGACGCTCATGGTTATTGCAAAATCACCGGTCGGATCAAGAATATGATTATCCGTGGCGGCGAAAATATCTATCCGCGCGAAATCGAAGAATTTCTTTATCGCCACCCGAAAGTTGCCGACGTCCAGGTTTATGGCGTTCCTGACCCGAAGTATGGTGAACAGGTGATGGCGGCAATCAAGCTGAAGGAGGGGGTTGAGTGTAGCGCCGATGAGATTCGCGATTTCTGTCGGGGAGAGATAGCGCGTTACAAGGTGCCGCGTTACGTGACCTTTGTCGACAGCTACCCGATGACCGCCAGCGGTAAGATCCAAAAATTCAAACTCCGTGAGCAAGCTATCTATGACCTCAAGCTGATTACTGACGATTCCGTCGTCGAAAGGAAACGCGCGTGA
- a CDS encoding cytochrome c3 family protein translates to MNISKLFIVGAILTAIITGCSGSNESNGNGAPAATSNVHSPNNLNPAETAFHGLEAKAQGLDTCKICHGVDLLGSANIPGCNRCHFSLTDFTRKTPVDSNWTHGTIPHNQLISFGETCNACHTALRQYPGQGPNQCHDCHIGATHPLGQAWVDSASQTFHGTAALADVNSCKACHGQDLLGGAAGVSCDKCHFGPTGSRVPVGVTWVHGTSHAPLGSYGATCNQCHTLTRQYRSLPNLCHDCHVHTKDGSYLSPALHGPDAKGSAAFPNGLLDCQSCHGTSGGVGSSPSFTVGIGGQGCEACHNLGTAHPSQALNENIRWYDAVPGDPSVNPDANWGTTHDNYGGSSNAENACFLCHDVEKPLPGQLPSTGMPCKTCHVSDPTGATKGECITCHGNPPDGATVPNRMGRHNRIGHQNQVACNVCHTNNGPDSQDGVIDDPLAYRHFTMPRVQPPVGFSRADLESVPNTAPQSMTITVDPSNVTCTGSCHGQPHSGATWY, encoded by the coding sequence ATGAATATTTCGAAACTTTTCATCGTTGGAGCGATTCTAACTGCGATCATTACTGGCTGCTCCGGCTCTAATGAGAGTAATGGCAATGGCGCTCCCGCGGCAACCAGCAATGTCCATTCTCCCAACAACCTCAATCCGGCTGAGACTGCGTTCCACGGCCTCGAGGCGAAGGCGCAGGGGCTCGATACCTGTAAAATCTGCCATGGCGTAGACCTGCTTGGATCTGCGAATATTCCAGGATGTAATCGTTGCCATTTCAGCTTGACTGATTTCACCCGCAAGACCCCCGTGGACTCAAATTGGACCCACGGAACCATCCCCCATAATCAACTTATATCCTTTGGTGAAACCTGTAACGCCTGCCACACAGCGTTACGTCAATACCCCGGTCAAGGTCCAAATCAATGTCACGATTGCCACATTGGTGCTACCCACCCCCTGGGTCAGGCATGGGTAGATAGTGCCAGCCAGACCTTCCATGGCACGGCGGCACTGGCAGATGTTAACAGCTGCAAGGCTTGTCATGGTCAGGATCTATTAGGCGGCGCGGCCGGTGTTAGTTGCGACAAGTGCCATTTCGGACCAACCGGTAGCAGAGTACCCGTTGGTGTCACCTGGGTACATGGCACTTCTCATGCGCCTTTAGGTAGCTACGGGGCCACGTGCAACCAGTGCCATACCCTGACAAGACAATACCGAAGCCTGCCCAACCTCTGTCATGATTGCCATGTACATACCAAAGATGGCTCCTACCTGTCCCCAGCACTCCACGGCCCTGATGCCAAGGGGTCAGCTGCTTTTCCAAATGGCCTTCTGGACTGTCAGTCCTGCCACGGTACCTCGGGTGGTGTCGGCTCCAGCCCCTCATTTACCGTGGGAATTGGCGGTCAAGGCTGTGAAGCCTGCCACAACCTTGGAACTGCACACCCCTCTCAGGCGTTAAATGAAAATATCCGTTGGTACGATGCCGTGCCGGGAGATCCGTCAGTCAACCCTGATGCCAATTGGGGGACCACACATGATAATTATGGTGGATCAAGCAATGCGGAAAACGCTTGTTTCCTCTGCCATGATGTTGAGAAGCCTCTCCCTGGCCAGCTCCCGTCTACAGGTATGCCCTGCAAGACTTGTCACGTCAGTGACCCAACGGGTGCTACAAAAGGGGAATGCATCACCTGTCATGGGAACCCACCTGATGGGGCTACAGTTCCAAATCGGATGGGACGTCACAACCGCATCGGCCATCAGAATCAGGTAGCCTGCAACGTCTGTCACACCAATAACGGGCCAGATTCTCAAGATGGTGTAATTGATGATCCTCTGGCGTACCGGCACTTTACGATGCCAAGAGTTCAACCACCCGTGGGGTTCAGTCGCGCAGATCTGGAATCTGTTCCCAATACAGCGCCACAAAGTATGACAATCACAGTAGATCCCAGCAATGTCACTTGCACGGGGAGTTGTCACGGCCAACCCCACTCAGGGGCAACCTGGTATTAA
- a CDS encoding response regulator encodes MMSAALITVPKRRFKILLVDDVELFVELQKTFFSREQFHIFTASNGVEALRLVTAEKPDLVFLDLYMSGMNGDEVCRRIKANPETANVPVVMVVQQGSSGDIDLCRAVCCDDILYKPVRRDDFIRASRTQLSLVERLTPRFTVRLLVHFGLRQERLFQQYTVNAGVGGLFLASEAHLSIDTWLSVKMEIPDGHPPLSCRGRVAWVNHPDWMKKPNLPHGMGVEFVDISPEQQQRLATYFAQSDVTFE; translated from the coding sequence ATGATGTCAGCTGCGCTTATTACCGTGCCTAAAAGGCGGTTCAAGATTTTGTTGGTTGATGATGTCGAGTTGTTTGTCGAATTGCAAAAGACCTTCTTCAGTCGTGAGCAGTTCCATATTTTTACCGCCAGTAATGGGGTTGAGGCCTTGCGCCTGGTGACAGCAGAGAAACCCGATCTGGTTTTTCTTGATTTGTATATGTCGGGGATGAACGGTGATGAAGTCTGCCGCCGGATTAAGGCAAACCCCGAGACAGCCAATGTTCCGGTTGTTATGGTCGTACAGCAGGGGAGTAGCGGCGATATTGATCTCTGTCGTGCCGTTTGCTGTGATGATATTTTGTATAAACCGGTACGGCGTGATGATTTTATACGCGCCAGTCGCACGCAGTTGTCACTGGTTGAGCGTTTGACCCCACGCTTTACCGTGCGCCTGCTGGTGCATTTCGGATTGCGTCAGGAGCGTCTGTTTCAGCAATATACGGTCAATGCTGGTGTCGGTGGGTTGTTTCTGGCCTCCGAGGCGCATCTTTCGATCGATACCTGGCTGAGCGTGAAAATGGAAATTCCTGATGGACATCCCCCCCTCAGTTGTCGCGGGCGCGTCGCCTGGGTGAACCATCCTGACTGGATGAAAAAACCAAACCTCCCTCATGGGATGGGTGTTGAATTTGTCGATATCAGCCCTGAACAACAACAGAGGCTGGCGACCTATTTCGCACAGTCTGATGTGACGTTCGAGTAA
- a CDS encoding MogA/MoaB family molybdenum cofactor biosynthesis protein translates to MQKDKFSIGVLTLSDKGSRGEREDTSGVLIGEMVSHLGDVVCYQVIPDDVATIELTLCRWVDEVRLDLILTTGGTGLTPRDVTPQATARVLDYQVPGMAEAMRAASLLKTPHAMLSRALVGVRTNSLIVNLPGSPKAARENLEVLLPALPHALAKLKGDPSDCAVSDAPGRPG, encoded by the coding sequence ATGCAGAAAGATAAATTTTCTATCGGAGTATTGACTCTGTCGGATAAGGGGTCACGGGGGGAGCGCGAAGATACCAGCGGGGTGTTGATTGGTGAAATGGTGAGTCACCTTGGGGATGTGGTCTGCTATCAGGTGATCCCTGACGATGTTGCAACGATTGAGCTGACTCTGTGCCGTTGGGTCGATGAGGTCCGACTTGATCTGATCCTGACCACGGGTGGGACAGGCTTGACTCCGCGTGATGTCACCCCGCAGGCGACTGCCAGGGTGCTTGATTATCAGGTCCCCGGTATGGCCGAAGCGATGCGTGCGGCCAGTCTGCTCAAAACACCTCATGCCATGCTGTCGCGGGCCCTTGTCGGGGTCAGGACCAATTCGCTGATCGTCAATCTTCCCGGCAGCCCAAAGGCTGCCAGAGAGAATCTTGAGGTATTGCTACCCGCCCTGCCGCACGCACTCGCCAAGCTTAAAGGGGACCCTTCTGATTGTGCGGTAAGTGATGCGCCTGGTAGACCGGGGTAG